Proteins encoded in a region of the Synechococcus sp. BIOS-U3-1 genome:
- a CDS encoding RidA family protein, translating to MSTTTHQAITTADAPAPVGPYNQAVQAGEWLYCSGQIPLDPATGEMVGGGDVEAETRQVLRNLKAVLNAAGTEAAKVVRTTVYLVDLADFQAVNAIYAEMFGSGVSPARACVQVAALPKGSKVEIDCIAWLG from the coding sequence ATGTCGACTACCACCCATCAGGCCATCACCACCGCTGACGCACCGGCTCCGGTAGGGCCATACAACCAGGCTGTGCAGGCTGGCGAATGGCTTTATTGCTCAGGCCAGATCCCTCTTGACCCTGCCACCGGAGAAATGGTGGGCGGCGGCGATGTGGAAGCGGAAACGAGACAGGTGCTGCGCAATTTGAAGGCCGTCCTGAACGCTGCGGGAACAGAGGCCGCCAAAGTGGTTCGCACAACCGTGTACCTCGTTGATCTCGCCGACTTTCAAGCGGTCAATGCGATCTATGCCGAAATGTTCGGAAGCGGTGTGAGCCCTGCAAGGGCCTGCGTTCAGGTGGCAGCACTACCCAAGGGCTCCAAGGTGGAGATCGATTGCATCGCCTGGCTCGGATGA
- a CDS encoding NAD(P)H-quinone oxidoreductase subunit F: MTPALSLPLQTAWLIPLYGFAGMLVSLPWAFGWFRRDAHRPPAYLNILLTLLAVVHGSLVLRDVMANGPAVIGMPWLSVGDLNLEISFGLSLTNVSALELITGLSLLSQIYSLGYLDKEWALARFFALLGFFEGAMSGVVLSDSLFQSYFLLEMLTLSTYLLVGFWYAQPLVVTAARDAFLTKRVGDVMLLMSVVALTAWSGVTSFDDLYSWSAQDTLTPLAATLLGLGLVAGPTGKCAQFPMHLWLDEAMEGPNPASILRNSVVVTCGAIVLLKVMPLLQHAPVTLVVLQVIGTISAIGGSLVSIAQVDIKRTLSYSTTAYLGLVFIAISLQVPVLALLLLYAHAVSKALLSMSVGGVIASTNCQDITELGGLGSRMPATTGAFLVGGAGLVGLLPLGGFLCLAQAVELVGARAVVFVPVFLITNALTALNLTRVFRLVFLGPSLAKTRRAAEINWQMALPMVALTVIVVLTPFLLIRLESLDGLLAFPFWAAALVVSSGAVGLLAGALVPLNKAWSRSLNPILRWFQDLLAYDFYTERFYRVTIVNVVATFSQLAGWFDRNVVDGVLHGLARFSLSSAEGLKLSISGQTQSYVLTVIGAIVLLLMSLSWVLQ; this comes from the coding sequence TTGACTCCAGCTCTTTCGCTGCCTCTTCAGACCGCCTGGTTGATTCCGCTCTATGGATTCGCTGGAATGCTGGTATCCCTCCCTTGGGCCTTCGGATGGTTCCGCAGAGACGCCCATCGGCCGCCGGCGTACCTCAACATCCTGTTGACCCTGCTGGCCGTGGTTCACGGCAGTCTTGTGCTCAGGGATGTCATGGCCAATGGTCCTGCCGTGATTGGCATGCCATGGCTGTCTGTGGGTGATCTCAATCTTGAAATCAGCTTCGGTCTTTCTCTCACCAATGTTTCAGCCCTTGAGCTGATCACCGGTCTGAGCCTTCTTTCCCAGATTTATTCGTTGGGGTACCTCGACAAGGAATGGGCCCTGGCTCGCTTCTTTGCCTTACTTGGCTTTTTCGAAGGTGCCATGTCGGGTGTTGTGCTGAGCGATTCGCTGTTCCAGAGCTATTTCCTTCTGGAAATGCTGACCCTCTCGACCTATCTGCTGGTGGGCTTTTGGTATGCCCAGCCGCTGGTGGTCACCGCCGCTCGTGACGCATTTCTGACCAAGAGAGTTGGTGATGTGATGCTGTTGATGAGTGTGGTGGCCCTGACGGCATGGTCTGGAGTCACAAGCTTCGATGATCTATACAGCTGGTCGGCTCAGGACACTTTGACCCCTTTAGCTGCGACACTTCTCGGCCTCGGACTGGTCGCTGGACCAACGGGTAAGTGCGCTCAGTTCCCTATGCACCTTTGGCTTGATGAGGCCATGGAGGGACCGAATCCCGCGTCAATTTTGCGCAATTCCGTCGTGGTCACCTGTGGTGCAATCGTGCTGCTGAAAGTCATGCCCTTGCTGCAGCACGCGCCCGTCACGCTTGTAGTGCTTCAGGTGATCGGCACAATCAGCGCCATCGGCGGTTCCCTGGTCTCCATCGCCCAGGTGGATATCAAGCGGACGCTGTCTTACTCCACTACGGCCTATTTAGGTCTGGTGTTCATTGCCATTTCTCTGCAGGTGCCCGTGCTGGCACTGCTGCTGCTCTATGCCCACGCGGTGTCGAAGGCTCTTCTGTCGATGAGTGTCGGTGGGGTGATCGCCTCGACCAACTGTCAGGACATCACCGAGCTTGGTGGTCTGGGCAGTCGGATGCCCGCGACCACAGGTGCCTTTTTAGTTGGTGGCGCTGGGTTGGTCGGATTGCTTCCCCTCGGTGGATTCCTCTGCCTGGCACAGGCTGTGGAATTGGTCGGTGCCAGAGCAGTGGTGTTCGTGCCGGTTTTCCTGATCACCAATGCCCTGACAGCATTGAACCTCACCCGGGTGTTCCGCCTGGTGTTCCTTGGTCCGTCGCTCGCAAAGACGCGCCGGGCGGCGGAGATCAACTGGCAAATGGCGTTGCCAATGGTCGCGCTCACCGTGATTGTGGTGCTGACGCCGTTCCTGCTGATCCGTCTGGAATCCCTCGATGGTCTGCTGGCCTTTCCTTTCTGGGCCGCTGCTCTTGTGGTCTCCAGTGGTGCTGTCGGTTTGCTGGCCGGGGCCCTCGTTCCGCTTAACAAAGCCTGGTCACGCTCACTCAATCCGATTCTTCGTTGGTTTCAGGATTTGCTCGCCTACGACTTTTACACCGAGCGTTTTTACCGAGTCACCATCGTCAATGTGGTGGCCACCTTCTCGCAGCTCGCCGGCTGGTTTGACCGCAATGTGGTTGATGGCGTGCTGCACGGTCTCGCACGCTTTTCACTATCGAGTGCAGAAGGCCTGAAGCTGAGCATCAGCGGTCAGACCCAGTCGTATGTGCTGACCGTGATCGGCGCCATCGTGCTGCTGCTCATGTCTCTGAGCTGGGTTCTGCAGTGA
- the gloB gene encoding hydroxyacylglutathione hydrolase produces MGHPYKSDGIKPLPVLQDNVVWVWTRGREAVVVDPAVAEPVKQWLVSHKLELTAVLQTHHHADHIGGTPDLLRHWPSAAVIAAAADRKRIPFQTMSVEPGMQLELLGQPVNVIDVRAHTRAHLAYILPQGCSPELPTPVLFCGDTLFGAGCGRLFEGSAEDMHLALKRLQDLPDDTIVHCAHEYTEGNLRWAHSLRPDDQAIAARLITVRKLRSHGGLSLPSTMGEERRTNLFLRAGSVQELRELRLHKDSWSG; encoded by the coding sequence ATGGGCCACCCCTATAAGAGCGACGGAATCAAGCCACTGCCAGTCCTGCAGGACAACGTTGTCTGGGTCTGGACAAGGGGACGCGAGGCAGTGGTGGTCGATCCAGCCGTCGCCGAACCAGTGAAGCAATGGCTGGTGAGTCACAAGCTGGAACTCACAGCCGTCCTGCAAACCCATCACCACGCAGACCACATTGGTGGCACTCCCGATCTATTGCGCCACTGGCCTTCAGCTGCCGTCATCGCCGCCGCCGCCGACCGAAAGCGGATCCCTTTCCAGACGATGTCGGTGGAACCGGGAATGCAGCTCGAGCTGCTTGGACAGCCCGTCAACGTGATCGACGTTCGAGCCCACACCCGAGCACATCTGGCTTACATCCTTCCCCAGGGTTGCTCCCCCGAACTTCCGACGCCTGTGCTGTTCTGCGGCGACACCCTGTTCGGAGCAGGCTGCGGACGCCTGTTCGAAGGATCAGCCGAGGACATGCACCTGGCCCTGAAGCGCTTACAGGATCTCCCGGACGACACCATCGTGCATTGCGCTCACGAATACACCGAAGGCAACCTGCGCTGGGCCCATTCCCTCAGACCGGATGATCAGGCGATCGCTGCACGTCTGATCACGGTACGAAAACTCCGCAGCCATGGAGGTCTTTCCCTGCCAAGCACCATGGGCGAGGAGCGCCGCACCAATCTGTTTCTCCGCGCTGGCTCAGTCCAGGAATTGCGGGAACTCAGGCTTCACAAAGACAGCTGGAGCGGCTGA
- the cbbX gene encoding CbbX protein, giving the protein MDSSIDLEASFMASGVGEVLEHLDTELIGLLPVKTRIREIAALLLVDQARQSLDLVSKAPSLHMSFTGQPGTGKTTVAQKISQILHRLGYLRKGHVITVTRDDLVGQYVGHTAPKTKEMIKRAQGGVLFIDEAYYLYKPGNERDFGAEAIEILLQEMESQRNDLVVIFAGYKDRMTAFYQSNPGLSSRVAHHIDFPDYSQSELMAIAELLLEQQQYRFSDAAVEAFNSYISRRRQLPFFANARSVRNALDRLRLRHANRLFSRRDQPLSREALITIEAADVFASRVFQGEVEGADPSRPLTDVAE; this is encoded by the coding sequence ATGGACTCATCGATTGATCTTGAAGCCAGTTTCATGGCTTCGGGAGTTGGAGAGGTTCTTGAGCACCTGGATACCGAGCTGATCGGTCTGCTGCCAGTCAAAACGAGAATCCGTGAGATCGCCGCTTTGCTGTTGGTGGATCAGGCTCGGCAGTCCCTGGATTTGGTGAGCAAAGCGCCAAGTCTGCATATGTCGTTCACCGGTCAACCTGGGACTGGAAAAACAACTGTTGCGCAGAAGATTTCGCAGATTCTTCATCGCCTCGGCTACTTGCGCAAAGGCCATGTGATCACCGTGACCAGGGATGACCTTGTTGGTCAATATGTGGGGCACACGGCCCCGAAAACCAAAGAGATGATCAAACGTGCCCAGGGTGGCGTTCTGTTCATTGACGAGGCTTATTACCTCTACAAACCTGGAAATGAACGAGATTTTGGTGCTGAAGCGATTGAGATTCTTCTGCAGGAGATGGAGAGCCAGCGCAATGATCTTGTGGTGATCTTTGCCGGTTACAAAGACCGGATGACAGCTTTTTATCAATCCAATCCAGGACTTTCTTCAAGAGTTGCTCACCACATTGACTTCCCTGATTACAGCCAGAGTGAATTGATGGCAATCGCAGAACTGTTGCTGGAACAACAGCAGTACCGATTTAGCGACGCAGCGGTCGAAGCCTTCAACAGCTACATCAGCCGGCGGCGTCAATTGCCCTTCTTCGCGAATGCACGCTCAGTCCGCAATGCTCTCGATCGTCTGCGACTGCGGCATGCCAACCGCTTGTTCTCACGTCGAGATCAACCTCTCAGTCGTGAAGCTCTGATCACCATTGAAGCAGCGGACGTTTTCGCTAGTCGTGTCTTCCAGGGGGAAGTGGAGGGAGCCGATCCTTCTAGGCCACTGACCGACGTAGCTGAATGA
- a CDS encoding carboxysome peptide B, which produces MEIMQVMGTLVCSYRLAGLDHMHLRILRNNKGKKLVAVDPVGAREGNWVFTASGSAARFACPNSSVLTDLTIGGIIDHWMPDG; this is translated from the coding sequence ATGGAGATCATGCAGGTGATGGGAACCCTGGTTTGCTCCTACCGCCTGGCAGGGTTGGATCACATGCACCTGCGCATTCTCAGAAATAACAAGGGCAAGAAGCTTGTTGCTGTTGATCCTGTTGGAGCCCGAGAGGGCAACTGGGTGTTCACCGCCAGTGGTTCTGCAGCTCGTTTTGCCTGCCCAAACAGTTCTGTGCTGACGGATTTGACCATCGGTGGAATCATCGATCACTGGATGCCGGATGGATAA
- a CDS encoding DUF3136 domain-containing protein: MAQAKLTIGELEAGYPLYCKALRRLLKEGREVKDIEKTVCWGHLETLNRCLPGRYKAPSYLMALIRRDLEQPTPR; this comes from the coding sequence ATGGCCCAGGCCAAGCTGACCATCGGCGAACTGGAAGCGGGCTATCCCCTGTACTGCAAGGCATTACGACGGCTTCTCAAAGAAGGACGCGAGGTGAAGGACATTGAAAAAACCGTGTGCTGGGGCCATCTGGAAACCCTGAACCGCTGCTTGCCTGGTCGCTATAAAGCGCCCTCCTACCTGATGGCGCTGATCCGACGAGATCTAGAGCAACCCACTCCTAGGTGA
- a CDS encoding BMC domain-containing protein: protein MIETRGMVPAIEAADAMTKAAEVQLISREYVGGGYVTVMVRGETGAVNAAVRAGADACERVGDGLVAAHIIARPHQEVEPALLPTNVRRRS from the coding sequence ATGATCGAAACCCGAGGCATGGTGCCAGCCATCGAGGCTGCCGACGCTATGACGAAGGCCGCCGAAGTGCAGCTGATCAGTCGTGAATATGTCGGTGGTGGTTACGTCACAGTCATGGTTCGCGGTGAGACCGGTGCCGTGAACGCTGCAGTACGTGCAGGAGCTGATGCTTGCGAGCGTGTCGGTGACGGCCTCGTTGCCGCTCACATCATTGCTCGCCCCCACCAGGAGGTTGAGCCTGCTCTCTTGCCAACCAATGTGCGAAGGCGAAGTTGA
- a CDS encoding carboxysome peptide A: MLIVKVLKPLVSTNRIPDFEHKHLQVVLDGSTKKVAVDAVGAKPGDWVICVSSSAAREAAGSKSYPSDLTIVGIIDHWEPDPPKPSSADPSAPATSKPSPKPGAKT; this comes from the coding sequence ATGCTGATTGTCAAGGTCCTCAAGCCGCTCGTTTCAACCAACCGGATTCCGGATTTCGAGCACAAACATCTCCAGGTGGTTTTGGACGGCAGTACCAAGAAAGTGGCCGTGGATGCAGTCGGCGCCAAGCCCGGAGACTGGGTGATCTGCGTGAGCAGTTCCGCCGCCCGTGAGGCTGCCGGCAGCAAGTCATACCCGAGTGACCTCACCATTGTTGGAATCATTGACCACTGGGAACCCGATCCACCCAAGCCGTCGTCAGCAGACCCTTCTGCTCCCGCTACCTCCAAGCCATCTCCCAAGCCAGGAGCCAAGACCTGA
- a CDS encoding 4a-hydroxytetrahydrobiopterin dehydratase: MEPWNERKRPVCLEKRFEFDSYSSTRDFLDRLGEFSEVRKRYPDISFGKTYVNITLRPNEDAEDATLTDLDHAFAAAIDGLID, from the coding sequence ATGGAACCTTGGAATGAACGCAAACGTCCTGTCTGTCTGGAAAAGAGATTCGAGTTCGACAGCTACAGCTCCACCCGTGATTTTCTGGATCGGCTGGGTGAGTTCAGCGAAGTGCGCAAGCGCTACCCCGACATCAGCTTTGGGAAAACCTATGTGAACATCACCCTGCGCCCCAATGAGGATGCGGAGGACGCGACGCTCACTGATTTAGATCACGCCTTCGCAGCGGCGATTGATGGACTCATCGATTGA
- a CDS encoding NADH-quinone oxidoreductase subunit M, with protein sequence MMLTLLLLIPFLGALLISVLPGSGSSDISESVGRSRTFTLVILTVQCLLSFGLLIPFSAVEPGQQLVEILPWLPQMGLEFSLGVDGLSLPLVLMNGVLCLVAAAASRSVENRPRVYFALLLVISGAVNGAFLAQNLLLFFLFYELELIPLWLLIAIWGGANRAYASTKFLIVTAVSGVLILAAFLGIALVTGSVDFGIRPILTTQMGLTSQLVLMTCLLIGFGIKIPLFPFHTWLPDAHTEASTPVSVLLAGVLLKLGTYGLLRFCLGLFPEAWSVAAPWLAGWAAVSVLYGSLAAIAQSDMKRMVAYSSVGHMGYVLLAAAAATPLALIGALFQMVSHGLISAVLFLAVGIVYERTGTRDLNVLRGLLNPQRGLPLTGTLMIIGVMASAGIPGMAGFISEFLVFKGSFEMFPVATLLSMVGSGLTAVYFLLLVNRAFFGRLAVAPGANQNPRILNQVPFSQHIPALSMSLLILLLGIVPNLLVGLSQPATAQLSELATLVQPGGLS encoded by the coding sequence ATCATGCTGACTCTTCTTCTTCTGATCCCCTTCCTCGGAGCATTGCTGATCAGTGTTCTGCCAGGTTCAGGCAGCTCCGATATTTCCGAGAGTGTCGGTCGCAGCCGTACCTTCACCCTTGTCATCCTTACTGTTCAGTGCCTGCTCAGTTTTGGTCTGCTGATCCCCTTTTCGGCGGTCGAGCCCGGACAGCAACTGGTGGAGATCCTTCCCTGGCTTCCTCAGATGGGGCTGGAATTCAGCCTTGGTGTTGATGGTCTGTCGCTCCCGCTTGTATTGATGAACGGGGTGCTCTGTCTTGTGGCAGCAGCTGCTTCTCGCTCGGTTGAGAATCGCCCACGTGTTTATTTCGCTCTTCTGCTGGTGATCAGCGGAGCTGTGAATGGAGCTTTTCTCGCTCAGAACCTTCTGCTCTTCTTCCTGTTCTATGAACTGGAACTGATTCCGCTTTGGCTGCTCATCGCCATCTGGGGTGGCGCTAACAGAGCCTATGCCTCCACCAAGTTCCTGATCGTCACGGCCGTGTCCGGTGTTCTGATCCTTGCGGCCTTCCTCGGGATCGCCCTGGTCACGGGGAGCGTTGATTTCGGAATCCGGCCGATCCTCACGACTCAGATGGGACTGACCAGCCAGCTGGTGCTGATGACCTGCCTGCTCATCGGCTTCGGGATCAAGATTCCCCTCTTCCCCTTCCACACCTGGCTGCCAGATGCGCACACCGAGGCATCCACCCCTGTTTCAGTGTTGTTGGCCGGGGTGTTGCTCAAGCTGGGCACTTACGGCCTTCTGCGTTTCTGCCTTGGCCTTTTCCCGGAGGCTTGGTCCGTCGCAGCTCCATGGCTGGCTGGCTGGGCTGCTGTTTCGGTGCTGTACGGATCGCTGGCAGCCATCGCCCAGTCCGACATGAAGAGAATGGTGGCCTACAGCTCTGTGGGTCATATGGGCTACGTGCTGCTCGCCGCGGCTGCGGCTACCCCCCTCGCGTTGATTGGCGCTCTGTTCCAGATGGTCAGCCATGGCCTGATCTCAGCAGTTCTTTTCCTCGCAGTTGGGATCGTGTACGAGCGCACCGGCACCCGCGACCTGAATGTGTTGAGGGGGCTGCTGAATCCTCAGCGTGGTCTGCCACTCACCGGCACATTGATGATTATCGGTGTGATGGCCAGTGCAGGCATCCCCGGCATGGCCGGCTTCATTTCTGAATTCCTGGTGTTTAAGGGCAGTTTCGAGATGTTCCCTGTGGCCACCCTCCTCTCCATGGTCGGCTCAGGCCTCACGGCCGTGTATTTCCTTCTGCTAGTCAACCGCGCCTTTTTTGGGCGTCTTGCGGTGGCTCCTGGTGCCAATCAGAATCCGAGAATTCTCAATCAGGTTCCCTTCTCTCAGCATATTCCGGCACTGTCGATGTCCTTACTCATCCTTCTGCTGGGTATCGTCCCCAACCTGCTCGTGGGCCTTAGCCAGCCAGCCACCGCCCAGCTCAGTGAACTCGCCACACTGGTCCAGCCTGGAGGGCTTTCATGA
- a CDS encoding ABC transporter ATP-binding protein: MESLPVEIDGLWHSYGASGAEWTLQDINLSLQGGELVGLLGPSGCGKTTLLRLIAGFETPVRGSIRLHGSEVASPQRSLAAERRGVGMVFQDYALFPHLNGWDNTCFGLRRGQDTSRAAWLLELLGLERLKERYPHELSGGQRQRLALARALAPAPSVVLLDEPFSNLDVEVRLRLRSELPSVLSACNTSGVLVTHDPEEALAICSRVAVLRDGRLHQCASPKDLVESPATPFVGSFVLQRNVLPVWNDVGSGCLRCPLGDLERPGGLQADSLPEEATVLVAPEAIALLEDSNGGDQVVGREFLGHSWMYRVKSGDRQLRLLRPLSEDYERGQNCRLVLQPDSSVLLHPQRRVLLTKAC, encoded by the coding sequence ATGGAGTCCCTTCCGGTCGAGATCGACGGTCTCTGGCACAGCTATGGCGCTTCCGGAGCGGAGTGGACTCTTCAAGACATCAATCTCAGCCTGCAAGGCGGCGAACTCGTGGGGTTGCTGGGCCCCTCTGGATGCGGCAAGACCACGCTGCTCAGACTGATCGCCGGTTTCGAGACTCCAGTCCGCGGAAGCATTCGCCTTCATGGCAGCGAGGTGGCCAGCCCCCAGCGGTCCCTCGCCGCCGAACGCCGTGGAGTGGGCATGGTGTTTCAGGACTATGCCCTTTTTCCTCACCTCAATGGTTGGGACAACACCTGTTTCGGTCTTCGCCGCGGGCAGGACACCAGTCGAGCGGCTTGGTTGCTCGAACTACTGGGTCTGGAACGGTTGAAAGAGCGTTATCCCCATGAACTCTCAGGCGGTCAGCGTCAACGCCTTGCCTTAGCGAGGGCTTTGGCACCGGCCCCGTCGGTGGTGCTGCTCGATGAACCCTTCTCCAACCTTGATGTAGAGGTTCGGCTGCGCCTTCGCAGTGAACTGCCTTCAGTCCTCAGTGCTTGCAATACCAGTGGCGTTCTGGTCACCCATGATCCTGAGGAGGCTCTGGCAATCTGCAGTCGAGTGGCTGTTCTGCGCGACGGGCGTTTGCATCAATGCGCCAGTCCGAAGGATTTGGTGGAGTCACCGGCAACCCCCTTCGTGGGCAGCTTTGTTCTCCAGCGCAATGTTCTGCCGGTCTGGAACGATGTCGGCAGCGGTTGCCTGCGCTGCCCCTTGGGTGACTTGGAGAGGCCTGGGGGTCTTCAGGCTGATTCCCTGCCTGAGGAGGCAACGGTTCTGGTTGCTCCCGAAGCGATCGCACTGCTGGAGGATTCCAATGGTGGGGATCAGGTGGTGGGGCGTGAGTTTCTGGGCCACAGCTGGATGTACAGGGTGAAGAGCGGAGATCGCCAGCTGCGGCTGCTGAGACCTTTATCTGAGGACTATGAACGGGGCCAAAACTGTCGTTTGGTTTTGCAGCCTGATTCATCGGTTCTGTTGCATCCTCAGCGACGTGTTCTGCTCACCAAAGCCTGCTGA
- a CDS encoding CO2 hydration protein, whose protein sequence is MTTTARPQATEPTLPDQEELIRRLLSDAPLLADTPDHLLQVVNVLESYGLVLDAYSCNLVYQGKTQLLNPFPVFRFFHEGFTAKRFWEHLKGDRINFEYAEYCQKAMFWHGTGGMDAYFDSEPFQVVCRRVISLRSKRDPLLRLVNTLYPGFAPEAIRSMTTIYALGLFWRVMSDIFIDLARRYRIGEVACVLDVVHHIRDGLVAAAGNPITYEVMVGGESVSVLPPEAGLTFLVDVAVPYVEAVFFRGMPFLGTVSYNAQARQIAADQSLFKYGALYADPLPSMGAGIPPSLCMSDMYRNLPEELSRWYDHHGRAQADAHVQICISFQKSMFCVTNAAIAGTMPNPLDTQDPEQQAANHAYASAWSERLMGCQRGALL, encoded by the coding sequence ATGACCACCACTGCCCGACCTCAAGCCACCGAACCCACGCTCCCCGATCAGGAGGAGTTGATCAGGCGTCTGCTCTCGGATGCCCCTCTGTTGGCTGACACTCCTGATCATCTGCTGCAGGTGGTCAATGTGCTTGAGAGCTATGGGCTCGTGTTGGACGCCTACAGCTGCAATCTTGTGTATCAGGGCAAGACACAGCTGCTCAACCCGTTCCCGGTGTTCCGCTTCTTCCACGAAGGGTTTACTGCCAAGCGCTTCTGGGAGCACCTAAAGGGTGATCGCATCAATTTCGAATATGCCGAGTACTGCCAGAAGGCGATGTTCTGGCATGGCACCGGTGGGATGGATGCTTATTTCGATTCAGAGCCGTTTCAGGTTGTGTGTCGCCGCGTGATCTCCCTGCGCTCTAAGCGGGATCCGCTTCTGCGTCTGGTGAACACTCTTTATCCGGGATTCGCTCCGGAGGCGATTAGGTCGATGACAACGATCTATGCACTTGGTCTGTTCTGGCGAGTGATGAGTGACATTTTCATTGATTTGGCACGCCGCTATCGCATCGGTGAAGTGGCCTGTGTCCTTGATGTGGTTCACCACATCCGTGATGGCCTCGTGGCCGCCGCAGGTAATCCCATCACCTATGAGGTCATGGTGGGTGGTGAGTCCGTCTCGGTTCTCCCCCCAGAAGCAGGTCTGACTTTTCTCGTGGATGTTGCCGTTCCCTATGTGGAGGCGGTGTTCTTTCGAGGCATGCCATTTTTGGGGACGGTGTCCTACAACGCCCAGGCCCGTCAGATCGCGGCCGACCAGAGCCTGTTCAAATACGGAGCTCTTTACGCTGACCCCCTGCCGAGCATGGGGGCTGGAATTCCTCCCAGCCTCTGTATGTCAGACATGTACCGGAATCTTCCCGAGGAGCTCAGCCGCTGGTATGACCATCACGGCCGTGCCCAGGCTGATGCCCATGTTCAGATCTGTATCAGCTTCCAGAAGTCGATGTTCTGTGTCACCAACGCTGCGATCGCCGGAACGATGCCCAATCCCCTTGACACGCAGGATCCCGAGCAACAGGCGGCCAATCATGCTTATGCATCTGCATGGTCAGAACGCCTGATGGGCTGTCAGAGGGGCGCTCTCCTTTAA